A window of Fluoribacter dumoffii NY 23 contains these coding sequences:
- the relA gene encoding GTP diphosphokinase, whose protein sequence is MVRVKDSVPLCEDGSIDVDLWLHQLGAKGYLENLELIRSACTLSQLAGQEHATETGQSCLQQGLIMADLLADLQVDPETLAAAIIFENVHYADLSIDDVAEQLGPNIAKLVKGIERMSAMHSFQGLGKYPQNKQQIDNIRKMLLAMVDDVRVVLIKLAERLCVLRSATHLSEELRKQLATETMEIYAPLANRLGIGAIKWEMEDLAFRHLHPEDYKAIAKGLKAKRLERDQFVNAIVAQLNEQIKASGIDHFAVYGRSKHINSIYKKMTRKNVSLDEIYDATAVRVLVDTQPQCYEVLGMVHTLWKQIPAEFDDYIINPKSNGYQSLHTAVQGPEGRVFEVQIRTFHMHDLAEMGVAAHWKYKEGGFKQKQSHERKIEWLRDVLAWHREMASNKGVSEGTTTEFLEDRVYVFTPDGDVLDLPQGVTPLDFAYHVHSDLGHRCRGARINGHIVPLTYQLKTGDRVEVLTGKESKPSRDWINPHLNYLKTSRAKAKVLHWFKMQDYDRNIQDGRELLDKELKSLGIKSDKLNEVATALHFKKLDDLYANLGRGDIKIGQIISKLAPPVTSDLNLERFVKPQAKPEITGSDLRIEGVGNLLTFTARCCQPVPGDAVIGYITIGRGVSVHRQDCPNIIHASERQKQRFLQVSWGSATRENYVVDILIKAFDRSELLKDVTSLLANEKAHVYALQTQSNKQENMAYITLTVDVDGLGSLSRLLTKLEQIPNVLEARRQL, encoded by the coding sequence ATGGTTAGAGTAAAAGATAGTGTTCCATTGTGCGAAGATGGAAGCATTGATGTCGATTTATGGCTCCATCAATTAGGCGCAAAAGGTTATTTGGAAAATCTTGAACTCATCCGTAGCGCATGCACTCTAAGTCAACTTGCTGGGCAAGAGCATGCTACAGAAACAGGCCAATCCTGTTTGCAACAGGGATTGATTATGGCTGATTTGCTTGCTGATCTTCAGGTTGATCCCGAAACGCTGGCAGCAGCAATTATCTTTGAAAACGTACATTATGCCGATTTATCCATTGATGATGTGGCTGAACAACTAGGCCCCAATATTGCCAAATTAGTCAAAGGCATAGAGCGCATGAGCGCCATGCACAGTTTTCAGGGTTTAGGTAAATACCCGCAAAATAAACAACAAATTGATAACATTCGTAAAATGCTATTGGCAATGGTGGATGATGTTCGGGTTGTATTGATTAAGTTGGCTGAACGTTTATGTGTTTTAAGAAGCGCCACACATTTATCCGAAGAGTTACGCAAACAATTAGCTACTGAGACCATGGAAATTTATGCCCCTTTGGCTAATCGTTTGGGGATAGGGGCGATTAAATGGGAAATGGAAGACCTGGCTTTCCGACATTTACATCCTGAGGATTATAAAGCAATTGCCAAAGGCTTGAAGGCCAAACGTTTGGAGCGAGATCAATTCGTCAATGCAATTGTTGCCCAGCTCAATGAACAGATTAAAGCAAGTGGAATCGATCATTTTGCCGTTTACGGACGTTCAAAACATATAAATAGCATTTATAAAAAAATGACTCGCAAGAATGTATCCCTTGATGAAATTTATGATGCTACTGCGGTACGTGTTCTTGTAGACACCCAGCCTCAATGCTATGAGGTGCTCGGTATGGTGCATACCCTCTGGAAGCAAATTCCCGCTGAATTTGATGATTATATTATTAATCCCAAATCGAATGGCTATCAATCTTTGCATACAGCAGTCCAAGGTCCAGAAGGCCGGGTTTTTGAAGTGCAAATAAGAACCTTTCATATGCATGATTTGGCGGAAATGGGGGTTGCTGCACATTGGAAATATAAAGAGGGTGGTTTCAAACAGAAACAAAGCCATGAACGTAAAATCGAATGGTTACGTGATGTATTGGCTTGGCATCGGGAAATGGCAAGTAACAAAGGAGTCTCCGAAGGTACAACTACAGAGTTTCTTGAGGATAGGGTTTATGTGTTTACTCCGGATGGAGATGTTCTTGATTTGCCTCAAGGCGTCACCCCCTTAGATTTTGCATACCATGTACACAGCGATTTAGGGCACCGGTGTCGTGGTGCCCGTATTAATGGGCATATTGTACCATTGACTTATCAGCTGAAAACAGGAGATAGGGTAGAGGTTTTAACAGGAAAGGAAAGTAAGCCTTCCCGTGATTGGATTAATCCCCATTTGAACTACCTCAAAACATCTCGAGCTAAGGCCAAAGTGTTGCATTGGTTTAAAATGCAAGATTATGATCGAAATATTCAGGATGGCCGTGAGTTACTCGATAAAGAATTAAAATCTTTAGGAATAAAATCGGATAAACTGAATGAAGTGGCAACAGCCCTCCATTTTAAAAAGCTTGATGATCTTTATGCTAATCTGGGACGTGGCGATATTAAAATCGGTCAAATTATCAGTAAGCTTGCTCCACCTGTTACGTCAGATCTTAACCTTGAACGGTTTGTTAAGCCGCAGGCAAAACCAGAAATTACTGGGAGTGATCTTCGTATTGAAGGTGTGGGTAATTTATTAACTTTTACGGCGCGTTGTTGTCAACCTGTTCCTGGGGATGCAGTAATTGGTTACATCACTATAGGACGAGGGGTATCAGTGCATCGACAAGATTGCCCTAATATCATTCATGCAAGCGAAAGACAAAAGCAACGTTTCTTACAAGTCAGCTGGGGTAGTGCAACCCGAGAAAATTATGTTGTTGATATTTTAATCAAAGCATTTGATCGCTCTGAATTATTAAAAGATGTCACTTCCTTACTTGCTAATGAAAAAGCCCATGTTTATGCACTGCAAACCCAAAGTAACAAACAAGAAAATATGGCTTACATTACATTAACTGTAGATGTTGACGGTCTAGGCAGCTTATCTCGATTATTAACGAAGTTAGAACAAATTCCTAATGTTCTCGAGGCAAGAAGACAGTTGTAA
- the alaC gene encoding alanine transaminase, which produces MSQFPRINRLPPYVFNTLTQLKTEARARGEDIIDFGMGNPDQPTPPHIVNKLIEAVQRPDTHRYSMSKGIPRLRRAMASWYQRNYDVQLNSETQILATIGSKEGLAHLALAISGPGDTILVPDPAYPIHTYGFIIAGANVKQIPLINETQFLDSIEDTINRSLPKPKALVINFPANPSTHCVDYSFFERVVELAKKHEIWVIHDLAYADIVFDGYKAPSILQVPGATDVAIETYSMSKSYNMPGWRVGFACGNEELVAALTRIKSYLDYGTFTPIQVAAITALEGSDDCVEQIRELYENRRNILCDGLNDIGWEVTPPKATMFLWAPIPPHYKHMGSLEFSKYLLKEAQVAVSPGIGFGQQGDDHVRFGLIENKDRMRQALRNLKALFRRDGLIKA; this is translated from the coding sequence ATGAGTCAATTTCCACGTATAAATCGTCTGCCCCCTTATGTTTTTAATACATTAACCCAATTAAAAACAGAAGCGCGAGCGCGTGGAGAAGATATTATTGATTTCGGTATGGGAAATCCCGATCAACCAACGCCTCCTCATATTGTTAATAAATTGATTGAAGCAGTGCAAAGACCCGATACCCATCGATATTCCATGTCCAAAGGAATACCAAGATTAAGACGAGCCATGGCTTCCTGGTACCAACGTAACTACGATGTACAGTTAAATAGCGAAACGCAAATATTAGCTACGATTGGTTCAAAAGAAGGATTGGCCCATCTTGCACTAGCTATAAGCGGGCCCGGAGATACCATATTAGTCCCTGATCCGGCTTATCCTATTCATACTTATGGATTTATTATTGCTGGTGCTAATGTAAAGCAAATCCCCCTCATCAATGAGACTCAATTTTTAGACTCCATTGAAGATACGATTAACCGAAGCTTGCCTAAACCCAAGGCATTAGTAATTAATTTCCCAGCAAATCCAAGCACGCATTGTGTTGATTACTCTTTTTTTGAACGAGTAGTTGAGTTGGCCAAAAAGCACGAGATTTGGGTGATTCATGATTTAGCTTATGCTGATATCGTATTTGACGGATACAAAGCGCCTTCGATATTGCAAGTACCAGGGGCCACCGATGTGGCAATAGAAACCTACTCCATGTCCAAATCGTACAATATGCCTGGCTGGCGTGTGGGTTTTGCCTGTGGAAATGAAGAGCTGGTTGCTGCACTTACCCGAATTAAATCTTATTTGGATTATGGTACATTTACACCAATTCAAGTTGCTGCAATCACTGCTTTGGAGGGTTCAGATGATTGTGTAGAACAAATCAGGGAACTCTATGAGAATCGTCGTAACATTCTTTGTGACGGTTTAAATGATATTGGCTGGGAGGTTACCCCTCCAAAAGCCACTATGTTTCTTTGGGCACCTATTCCTCCTCATTATAAGCATATGGGATCTCTTGAATTCAGTAAGTATTTACTAAAAGAAGCTCAAGTAGCTGTGTCCCCAGGCATAGGCTTTGGTCAACAAGGTGATGATCATGTTCGTTTTGGTTTGATTGAAAATAAGGATCGTATGCGGCAGGCATTACGAAATTTGAAAGCATTGTTTCGCAGAGATGGATTAATTAAGGCCTAA
- the aceF gene encoding dihydrolipoyllysine-residue acetyltransferase has product MSNEIEVKIPDIGGATQVDVIEIMVQVGDQIEIDTPLITLESDKASMEIPSPVAGKVTKLNLKVGDKVSEGDLILVATVEKNLENTKENAPQDLKKDEQESTKNKSIQTDTNQVSPEKKSERVEEVKIPDIGGAAKVDVIEVMVKPGDQIEVDAPLITLESEKASMEIPSPVAGKVTQVSVKVGDKVSEGDLILVAVVESGSGAGQTDTIVSKPEQKSEPVRTKSVEEHTNRENEEAPSQFVPAGTVESAKVIAAGPAVRRIAREFGVNLADVRGTGRKDRITKEDVQAYVKERLNKEPSTGSFGIPPAPVIDFTQFGEVETKPLNKIKRLTGANVHRAWITIPHVTQFDSADITEIEAFRKSEAEHAKAKGYKLTLLAFVCAVVSKALKEFPQFNASLDAAGANLVYKKYYNIGIAVETPNGLVVPVIKNVDKLSVAEIATEMTRLSTKARDKGLMPTDMSGGCFTISSLGGIGGTSFTPIVNSPEVAILGLSRSEIKPVYENGAFQPRLMLPLSLSYDHRVIDGAEAARFTRFICDCLSDIRRILL; this is encoded by the coding sequence ATGTCAAACGAAATAGAAGTTAAAATTCCTGATATTGGTGGAGCTACTCAAGTTGATGTGATTGAAATAATGGTTCAGGTTGGGGATCAAATTGAAATTGATACTCCGCTTATTACTTTGGAATCAGATAAAGCCAGCATGGAGATTCCTTCTCCAGTTGCAGGGAAAGTCACAAAACTGAATTTAAAGGTAGGGGATAAAGTCTCTGAAGGAGATTTAATTCTTGTGGCCACAGTTGAAAAGAATTTAGAAAATACAAAAGAAAACGCACCTCAAGATCTCAAGAAAGACGAGCAAGAATCTACTAAAAATAAATCAATACAAACAGATACTAATCAAGTGTCACCGGAGAAAAAATCAGAGCGGGTAGAAGAGGTCAAGATACCCGATATTGGTGGCGCAGCTAAGGTTGACGTTATTGAGGTTATGGTTAAACCTGGAGATCAAATCGAAGTAGACGCTCCGCTGATTACTTTGGAATCAGAAAAAGCAAGTATGGAAATACCTTCGCCAGTGGCAGGAAAGGTAACACAAGTAAGTGTCAAAGTAGGGGATAAAGTATCAGAAGGGGATTTAATTCTGGTTGCTGTTGTAGAAAGCGGGTCTGGAGCGGGACAAACTGATACAATCGTAAGTAAACCCGAGCAAAAAAGTGAACCTGTCCGCACAAAATCAGTTGAAGAACATACTAACCGAGAAAACGAAGAGGCGCCATCACAGTTTGTTCCTGCCGGAACAGTGGAATCAGCAAAAGTAATTGCTGCTGGACCTGCTGTGAGACGGATAGCGCGAGAGTTCGGTGTCAACTTGGCTGATGTTCGCGGTACAGGACGTAAAGATCGTATCACTAAAGAAGATGTACAAGCCTATGTAAAAGAACGATTAAATAAAGAGCCTAGTACAGGATCTTTTGGCATACCGCCTGCTCCGGTAATTGATTTTACCCAGTTTGGGGAAGTGGAAACCAAGCCACTCAACAAAATTAAAAGGCTCACCGGGGCTAATGTACATCGGGCCTGGATTACAATTCCTCATGTAACGCAATTTGATTCAGCAGATATTACCGAGATAGAAGCTTTTAGAAAATCTGAAGCAGAGCATGCAAAAGCCAAAGGTTATAAGCTTACATTGCTTGCATTTGTTTGTGCAGTAGTCAGCAAAGCTTTAAAAGAGTTTCCTCAATTTAATGCATCTTTGGATGCCGCAGGCGCAAATCTTGTTTATAAAAAATACTATAACATAGGTATTGCGGTAGAAACTCCAAATGGTTTGGTAGTTCCGGTAATTAAAAATGTGGACAAATTAAGTGTTGCTGAAATTGCAACTGAAATGACGCGTTTAAGTACCAAAGCACGTGATAAGGGGCTGATGCCAACCGATATGTCAGGAGGCTGTTTCACTATTTCCAGTCTGGGAGGAATTGGTGGTACATCATTCACCCCCATAGTGAATAGTCCTGAGGTGGCTATTTTAGGATTATCTCGTTCCGAAATAAAACCTGTATATGAGAATGGGGCGTTTCAACCCCGTTTGATGCTTCCTTTGTCTCTATCATACGATCATCGGGTTATTGATGGTGCTGAGGCGGCCCGTTTTACTCGTTTTATTTGTGATTGCTTAAGTGATATAAGACGAATTTTACTTTAG
- the rlmD gene encoding 23S rRNA (uracil(1939)-C(5))-methyltransferase RlmD encodes MRRAKSRPNPSPQTAQIDNLSHDGKGIARIEGKATFIQGALPNELVEFHYTRVKKDFDEGLLLKVIEPSSLRVDPKCPHYSMCGGCSLQHMSEEEQIHFKQQQLLDLLNRYGHTQPQTLLPPLVSGYWNYRNKARLSVRYVEKKQTSMVGFRERSNSRFITEITQCPVLNAKLDADIIPLRQLINSMHDKHCIAQIEVAAGDEEVALIFRNLQPLEPEDELKIQQFAEDYQYKIFLQPAGPESVYCFYPPKSSEYLTYKLPDYQILFSFHPTDFTQVNASLNRAMVAQAIQLMDLKNTDIVLDLFCGLGNFSLPMAKFCAKVLGVEGSKTMVERAYMNAQLNHILNVDFYAANLDDVNEVKKLVQQPCNKVLIDPPRSGALEIVKQIDALNPERIVYVSCNPITLARDTDILVNQKGYTLIKAGVMDMFPHTAHVESIALFEKG; translated from the coding sequence ATGAGAAGAGCAAAATCCAGACCTAATCCTTCCCCGCAAACTGCTCAAATTGATAATTTAAGCCACGATGGAAAAGGTATTGCACGTATTGAAGGTAAGGCCACTTTTATTCAGGGTGCGTTGCCAAATGAACTCGTCGAGTTTCACTATACACGAGTGAAAAAAGACTTTGATGAAGGACTCTTACTTAAAGTTATCGAGCCCTCATCTTTACGCGTAGATCCCAAATGTCCACATTATTCGATGTGTGGTGGTTGTTCCTTGCAACATATGAGCGAGGAGGAGCAAATACATTTCAAGCAACAACAATTGCTGGATTTATTAAATCGATATGGCCATACCCAACCGCAAACCCTGTTACCGCCTTTGGTTTCTGGTTACTGGAACTACAGAAACAAAGCCCGATTAAGTGTACGTTATGTTGAAAAAAAACAAACCTCAATGGTCGGTTTTAGGGAGCGTAGTAATTCCAGATTTATTACAGAGATTACACAATGCCCTGTTTTAAATGCAAAGCTTGATGCGGATATTATCCCGTTGAGACAATTGATAAATTCAATGCATGACAAACATTGTATTGCGCAAATTGAAGTTGCAGCAGGGGATGAGGAAGTTGCCCTTATTTTTCGGAATTTGCAGCCTTTGGAGCCTGAAGATGAGTTGAAAATTCAGCAATTTGCTGAGGACTATCAATATAAAATTTTCCTGCAACCAGCTGGCCCCGAAAGCGTTTATTGTTTCTACCCACCTAAATCAAGTGAGTATCTCACTTACAAATTACCCGATTATCAAATTCTCTTTTCATTTCATCCGACAGATTTTACTCAAGTCAATGCATCATTAAACCGGGCTATGGTGGCACAAGCAATCCAGCTGATGGACTTAAAAAATACAGATATAGTGCTAGACTTATTTTGTGGGTTGGGAAATTTTTCACTTCCAATGGCAAAGTTTTGTGCCAAAGTACTTGGTGTTGAAGGCAGTAAGACGATGGTTGAACGAGCATATATGAATGCCCAATTGAACCATATTCTAAATGTAGATTTTTATGCTGCCAACCTAGATGATGTAAATGAAGTAAAGAAACTGGTGCAGCAACCGTGCAACAAAGTATTAATTGACCCTCCTCGATCAGGTGCGCTTGAAATTGTGAAACAAATTGATGCACTGAATCCAGAGCGTATTGTTTATGTATCCTGTAATCCCATAACATTAGCACGAGATACAGATATATTAGTTAATCAAAAAGGCTATACCTTGATTAAAGCAGGAGTAATGGATATGTTCCCTCACACTGCCCATGTGGAGTCTATAGCTTTGTTTGAAAAAGGATAA
- the rimI gene encoding ribosomal protein S18-alanine N-acetyltransferase: MAFNVRPMTELDIDEVYAIEKNVHIAPWDRDILRDCVRVGYDCRVFETREESNVLIGGYIISRHSNSVCHILNFCIAKSFQSKGYGRKFLQTVLHSLAESKHTDYVILEVRPSNKAALHLYQSIGFEQVEIKPGYYIEKNNIEDAIVLKRNFK, encoded by the coding sequence ATGGCATTTAATGTTCGGCCCATGACTGAATTAGATATTGATGAAGTTTATGCAATTGAAAAAAATGTTCATATAGCTCCCTGGGATAGGGATATTTTAAGAGACTGTGTGCGGGTAGGTTATGATTGCCGGGTATTCGAAACCAGGGAAGAGAGTAACGTACTGATCGGAGGGTATATAATTTCCAGACACAGCAATTCCGTCTGTCATATTTTAAATTTTTGTATTGCAAAATCTTTTCAATCCAAGGGCTACGGACGAAAATTTTTACAGACAGTCCTGCATTCACTGGCAGAATCAAAACATACTGATTATGTCATTCTTGAAGTGAGACCCAGTAATAAAGCCGCATTACATCTTTATCAAAGCATTGGATTTGAACAAGTAGAAATCAAACCCGGTTACTATATAGAAAAAAATAATATTGAAGATGCAATTGTTTTAAAAAGAAATTTTAAGTAA
- the lpdA gene encoding dihydrolipoyl dehydrogenase, with amino-acid sequence MANKIKTDVVVLGSGPGGYTAAFRAADLDKKVVLVERYDSLGGVCLNVGCIPSKALLHIAKVVDEAHEVSEQGVSFGSPKLDNKKIVAWKNSVVSKLTGGLKTLARQRKVEVITGVGKFSGTHQITVETKEGPVEVEFENAIIAVGSESINLPFIPEDKRIFSSTGALELADIKGNLLVLGGGIIGLEMATVYSSLGVEVTVVEFMDQLIPGADSDLVHVLQKRMQKKGVKFLLKTKVTAVEAKKDGIYVSMEGEHGTDKPLCFQQVLVSVGRKPNGGAINAEKAGVKVDERGFIKVDNQQRTNVPHIFAIGDVVGQPMLAHKAIPEGKVAAEVIAGKKHYFDPKCIASVAYTDPEIAWTGLTEKEAKEKNIRYEKATFHWNASGRALSMGREEGMTKLLFCPDSKRILGAGIVGINAGDLIAEASLAIEMCCDVEDITLTIHPHPTLSETVAQAAEAFDGTITDLYLPKRKKSTE; translated from the coding sequence ATGGCTAATAAAATAAAGACAGATGTCGTTGTATTAGGTAGTGGCCCTGGTGGATACACAGCAGCATTCAGAGCAGCGGATTTGGATAAAAAAGTAGTTTTGGTGGAGCGTTATGATTCATTAGGCGGCGTTTGTTTAAATGTAGGCTGCATTCCCTCCAAGGCATTATTACACATTGCAAAAGTTGTTGATGAAGCTCATGAAGTATCTGAGCAAGGTGTCAGCTTTGGTAGTCCCAAACTGGATAATAAGAAAATTGTTGCATGGAAAAACTCTGTCGTTTCTAAATTGACTGGGGGTTTAAAAACTTTAGCCAGACAACGTAAAGTTGAAGTAATTACCGGGGTTGGGAAGTTTTCAGGTACGCATCAGATAACCGTCGAAACGAAAGAGGGTCCAGTTGAAGTTGAATTCGAAAATGCAATTATTGCGGTGGGCTCTGAATCCATTAACTTACCTTTTATTCCTGAAGACAAACGCATTTTTAGTTCAACTGGTGCATTAGAACTAGCTGACATTAAAGGAAATCTGTTGGTTTTGGGTGGCGGTATTATTGGTTTGGAGATGGCTACAGTTTATTCATCTTTGGGTGTTGAAGTAACGGTAGTTGAGTTTATGGATCAACTTATTCCAGGCGCCGACTCTGATCTGGTTCATGTGTTACAAAAACGCATGCAGAAAAAAGGGGTCAAATTCCTTCTGAAAACAAAGGTGACCGCAGTAGAAGCGAAAAAGGATGGAATATATGTTTCTATGGAAGGTGAGCATGGAACAGATAAACCTCTATGCTTTCAACAGGTCCTTGTTTCGGTGGGAAGAAAACCCAATGGCGGTGCAATTAATGCAGAGAAAGCTGGGGTTAAAGTCGATGAGCGAGGATTTATTAAAGTTGATAATCAACAAAGAACGAACGTACCCCATATCTTTGCTATAGGGGATGTCGTTGGACAACCCATGCTTGCTCATAAAGCAATTCCCGAAGGTAAAGTTGCGGCAGAAGTTATTGCTGGTAAAAAACACTATTTTGATCCTAAATGTATTGCCAGTGTTGCCTATACAGACCCCGAGATTGCCTGGACAGGCTTAACTGAAAAAGAAGCGAAAGAAAAAAATATTCGTTATGAAAAAGCTACATTCCACTGGAATGCCAGTGGTCGTGCGTTAAGCATGGGACGTGAGGAAGGGATGACCAAGCTCTTATTCTGTCCAGACTCAAAGAGAATATTGGGCGCAGGTATTGTGGGGATAAATGCAGGAGATTTAATCGCAGAAGCATCATTGGCTATTGAAATGTGTTGCGATGTTGAAGATATTACCTTGACGATTCATCCTCATCCGACGCTTTCTGAAACGGTTGCACAAGCTGCTGAAGCATTTGATGGAACGATAACGGATCTCTATTTGCCAAAAAGGAAAAAATCAACTGAATAA
- a CDS encoding Mth938-like domain-containing protein, with protein sequence MNINLESAEQHAVQAYSDNKIQINSIVYESSLIVSKTEIISDLSIKDIEEIDAHYVNLLTQFKPEIIIIGHEHTGKLMPLSIMHQLSQQRIGIECMSIGAACRTYNVLLSEHRAVVAGFILK encoded by the coding sequence ATGAACATCAATCTAGAATCAGCAGAACAACATGCAGTACAAGCTTATAGTGATAACAAAATTCAGATTAATTCCATTGTTTACGAAAGCAGCTTAATTGTTTCTAAAACAGAAATCATTAGTGATCTCTCAATTAAAGACATCGAAGAAATTGATGCTCATTATGTGAACTTATTAACGCAATTTAAACCGGAAATCATCATCATTGGCCACGAACATACCGGAAAACTCATGCCCCTGTCAATTATGCATCAACTTTCGCAACAACGAATAGGTATTGAGTGCATGTCTATAGGCGCAGCATGCCGTACTTATAATGTTTTATTGAGCGAACATCGTGCTGTTGTGGCGGGTTTTATTCTTAAATAG